tatttttaaatgacatGTCCCATGAGTTTCTCTCCAACCTATGGCCAAGTTTTGCTCATGTGCAATTGTACATGAGCAAGGCTTGACCATGGGGTGGAAAGATTTTCATATGTAAATATCATATGTCTTCTCTCTGTACAATAACTTCTTGatgactgtggctggatcacttagaaataacttgttatatacatttatttcaccTAGTGTTGCAGTGCAccaatatttataattttaatttaCTGATACCATgttggaagaaatttgtttctgcagctgtctgagaaaaggaaatcccatgctaattaagcctTTTCCAACTGAGTGAGCCACAGTTTTTTAGTCTGAATATACAGTAGGGGAAAGTTAGTTTGTTTCTTTTAATCAAGATAGGATAAAAGGtaactacatgaataatgcaatTAGTGAGTAATTTAGGAACTCAGatttatgtgaattttgttaaatccaTCATTAGGGAATATATTGCATGCAGATGCTAATTACCTGATATAATATCtcactttgtggtgccagctaggaagggAGCTGGGTTactccctgccaacatgtgtgatAAACAGTATATAAGAGCTGTACTATACCatttgtacttctggatgattGCTAGTAccgcaaacttgcctttacaagccatctcccctttaaattttagctgcaaagttgccgatttccggcggattgcagaaatcggactttcatacatttaccccctggtctgatgAACAAGTTTGAACCTTTGGTGGCTTCGGCACTAAGTGGTATGTTTAGTGAAAGCCTAACACCAAACGTGGTGTTTGCATAATACCCTGTGGCTGCTTTTCTGCTGAAAATTGGCAAAAACTGATGTAATAATATAGAGAAATCTTGGAGGACAACCTGTTTCAGTGTGCAAAAAAACTTAGATGATTTATATTCCAGCAGAATAGTGACCCACAGTGtacaaattgcaaaaaaataacatcCTTGAACAGCCCAGTCAAAGCCAATGTCTTAATCCATTCTGTCTAATGATTTAAAATTTGCGGTCCTCACTGACCCCCATCCGATCTGATGGAGTTCTAGCAGactttaaggggaaaaaaaaacacaatgggtGAAAAATTGCAGTGTCCAAATGAACAAAGCTGGCAGACAGGAAAACAGACTCACTGCAATTGGAGTTTGAGGTGCTTCTATCAAGTATTTAAACAAGTGATTGAATGCTAAACActttgggcctaagtcattaaggagagcaaagcataaaaaaggagtaacatttgcacctgggcaaaaccatgttgcattggagggggaggtaaatttaaaatgtggggacagatttatagttggggtagggcatgtcctagatcaactttaaatttcagtgtagtaataaagctattaagtatttgtgtgctagatgaaaaaacagccagtatttaacttatgcgcaaaataataaactactttgcaccccttgtattgtaacatggtttgtcccggagaacatttacccattttttgccttaatgactcgggccctttgAGTTgatttttggtttgttttaaaataaatttaggtTGACATTACAGGGtgttttgtgttgatcagtgttAAGAAATCTTGAGATAATACTTTATGTAGATATATGAACTAGAGCTTAAGATTGATTGAAatagaaaaacatttatatataagtcCTGTGTGCACTGTCGCTTGAAAGTttgtcatacacactgacatgatcaAATGCCAACTCTGAGGAGTCCTGTTAACTATTTTAAGGAGGGGAGTGCCTGTGCAATGTTTGGAAGATGGGTAATTTTAAgcaaaacacttttaaaatgtgtttcattTTTTATAAATAGACTGGTGGGTAATATGGGGTTTTGTATTCTAGTTAGGTAACCATCAAATTAATAGAATTGCCACACGCGCTTAATCGGATCATCAGGACGGAcaaggtaaatgatgcacatgtcCCCAGCCGTCTacgtgatgtaaaagaaaacatgattcatcagaccagcccaccttcttccattgctacaTGGGcaagttctggtgctcacgtgcccctTGTGCGCAGCAAGCTGCGATCCACGGTggtccgattcatcaaggtatgtaTCTGTTGGTTTTGAGTATATCGTACGCAAAATgactttgcgcatgcccagaacagggaCATAGGACAGTAAACAGCCATGTCTGTTCTGTATTCGAACGCGAAAGACACTtgagcctacaatttcagggatggggaaggggtgttttgtcgtagtctatgtacagtaagggagaatGCAACCACGTCTGAATGACGCTCTAAGCAtcttaaagttacttgtttttcatcaatatttggtgttatcacccttttgccttcaaaacagcatcaatgcatcaattcttctaggtacacttgcacacagtttttgaaggaactcggcagggaggttgctctacacatcttggagaactaaccacaaatCTTCTGTAGATGTAGGCTCGCTCAATTCCTTCTGTCTCTTGTAAttccagacagactcgatgatgatCAGACTCTGGATGTCAGATAATGAATCCCAGGACTCCTTGTTAATTATGATTTAAGATAGTTTTTAATGACATTGGGTGTATGTTTATGGTCGTTGTCCTACAGAATAAATTTGGAACCAGACTCCTCCCTGATGGtactgcatgatggataagtacctgcctgaatttctcagcattgaagacaccattaatcctaatcaaatccccaactccatttgcttaaacgcagccccaaacttgcaaggaacctccaccatgcagCCCTTTGgcaaacaaactgccttctgttacaggcAAATATTGCAAATTTTTACTCATCAGCTTAGAACACCTGTTGCCATTTTTCTGCGCCCCCGTTCCTATGTTTTCGTGCATAGTTgtcgcttggccttgtttccacatTGAAAGTTGGTTTTTTGGCTGCAATtattccatgaagaccacttctgccCAGACTTCTCCAAACAGTAGATAGGTGTACCTGGGTACCAGTGATTTTTTTCCCAGTTCTGAGCCGATAGGCTAGAgcgcggtacaataatgagtgtctgcaggcaacggTGATACATTATTTTTGCTGTGCTGCTGAGCACACACTTCGTACACAGAAATCTACAATCTGAAGTAATAGGGGTGCAGGTTCTACAGTCCTAGGCAATGCAAGGAATTAACATTTTCTCTGAAGGAATGCTTGTACAAGTTTACACAGATGCTTACTACAGTTCATGTCTGTGGGTTCTGAGATGAGCTATGTATGAATAACAAGTAGATGCTGACCAGAAAACTGGAGCCAGGAGACAAATATAAGCAGAGCCAGGAATCAGTGACTTGTATGATGCAATCCAGATATCAGGAGTCAtttaatgcagagccaggaacagATGCAAGGTCAGGAACAAATAGAACACAGGAAGCTGGCGTATCCAACACTATCACTGGATAAGGTATGCAGACaggagaggtttaaatagtgcagcTCACCAATTGGCTATTCAGCATAAGGTACTGCAGTTCAGGACTAATTGAAAGATGCAAGGAATAGCCAGCTGAATACCTTTTCTCTGTTGGAGAATCTTAACAATCGGTGTTACTATCTCTCTGCACCTTATAATACTGTCCTATTGTCCTTTCCATTGATCCATACTGGCAGGAGAATGTAGCACATTGTAGAAGAGGTATGGATCTCTGTCCCATGACATgacaagtctttttcttattaaGGTCATGGCACTCTGGTCTTAAGTATAGTAGTTTTCCAGTCAGAAAACCAAGGCATTGATCGATCCCATAGTATGACATTACAGAAAATGGGGAACACGGACACTTCAGTTGTCAAaccaatcatgaattatatacatTAGTGCTACTCTTTATGTAATCATTTGGTCAACTATTTACAGATAAACTGCTGCTGGAAATAATTGCTCTCTAACTCCATTTTCCTTTAAATCGCAGATTGATGTGGATTTGGTGTTCACGAACCCATGGTATTTGTAAAATACCGCCTTGCGGTCAATGGTAAATTCTCTTGCCATTAGAGAAAAATTGTTAAATTACAGTGCTTCAATGTCTCTTGTTTTGAGGGTGCTAGTTGCCAACTTTGACAAGAAATTCTGAGGTGGTGGATGTTGCAGTATAATTTTATTTCTGGGTAAAGTTCTTAAATTAGCTAATCTGTTTCTAGTTGGAATTCTGAGTATTGGCAGCTTTTTTTTGTCATGCAATGTACAGGAGTACCTAAAATGAATAATCTGATATACTTAAAACTGCAAATTCCCATACCGACTCAAACCCATGCAAGAGCTTTATGGTACACTCTTTTCTGTTTGGAAATCACCCGATCACACTGTTGATcttagtctaagggctagatttactatcaggcgtgtttgtaaagccgccgactttcggcgggtttgccggcggtttagccatcgccggatttactaacgctaaacccgccatccaaacggccagaaatgatgttttcaaacccgcctctgtataaagcgccgtgacggtttcaacaatgctccacatacaaacagccggatttactattagggggtttataaaggcgccggaaaaccgccattcaaaagaccaaaatgaaagcgctgcttgtgagcggcgagattgttcaaacagtgtgctgtttgaggtatttggtcaatctgaacagaagggaaagggccatttcatgtgcgaagtttgtccctttgggattgtatatgttaaaaggccagtgtcttgtaatggcagtgtaatttgggtttctttttctcttctgttttcccacgatgcaatttttttactaagttcaacatttgtttaatattgcaacaaatcccttaacagagtgtaaaagcaattttaactgtactcaataaagaatgggtttctggctgatgactcctctgctgcatcctcacacatctgcacagcacaaattcaggcacaaacccactagtagaggtgtgttatagcgtacatttgtactttggtaaaccaggttcagcttactagaataatctggtggggtggttatgtatgcacctgaaaaggggtctgatattatcctggctggctgttttatacataatctagcattacatcaatttaccccaccgattagtgcagtacacactgaagcagaaggggtctgtgtcacatctggtgatgtgcagagcacagagggcggaaggcagattagagtccgtctcattacaaactactacacaataggaaaaacatttatttctctaaaatgtgtttgatgtgagtgcaatgtttgtgacagtcagagggcaatgtgtaaatgatttgagtgcctagttttttaaaacatcactatactcttgtttaattagcagaaaataaacactgacaccatagaaatttaactgcatttattgcagtacaacacaataaataataaaggataatgcttatacaaagtaaaaaaagcatgaggcaatagtcatgtgttagcgctagcgacgcctttttgcttgcatatcgctatgttttgccccactctgtcctctccctggcccacccctggtgcgagcacctctccttggaggagtactctgtgccgatctgcttggcgtactagcggtacttgtggtggccgaggaaaagggtgcaggcaagcgggcaatgagttcttgctgcagttggcctgccagccgggtcaggttcgcattcccctcgcgaacggaggaatttaatgcctccacagccccagtcatttgggccatctgcagattggattgctcccaggcattagccagacgattgattgcagcaggaatttggctatttgtgcggtgtatccgcctcaactgggccgcaatttgggaaatgttgtgagtttggctctccatgaagactgattgctgctgctggaaagcaccaatagactgcgccatttcacgggctgggtccatactctgaggtgccggctgctggtgtgctggggcttcagcagggccaggtgcaacatcctggaaaccagacacaggggcatccactgtttccagggtgattatggtttgctcatctggctcaggggacatttggagggactccacctgaggtgcctggtatgaagagggccctgtgtatgaaaatgacggtaagtatataggatataatatgtttgtatattgcattctgaacacttgataggaaagaataatctttacaaactacagattgtttcacaatttttgcattaatgatttattgtcctatgctacctgcttaaggatgcacatattatccttttaatacccagtatcatatgaactatgtatggttgagggggctaaaaaagcatagtatttgtaacctacaaatattgtgatttattacgcaatatctggctagaccgtgccttggggtacacaaatcctatttcagtcctccctctgtgtagtacatgctgggtattttgacttaactgcgtgtgtaaaaaagtgaagacgttgcctatagcaaccaatcagatttgagctctctttttgtagaatgcaataaataaagtaaaggtatattcagattggttgctctagccaacatctcagtttagtaaatgtagccctaaggtcgcatagcacaccatattttaataaaaaaaattttgccagcaacatttccacagaaaaacaattaactccattatttagcacaaaaacataaatcacacacctgcttgctcttctgtggccgaatctctgactgaaggtggaggtgtagctgtaggaatgggactcaactgtggtccaggtgaatctggatgtattagaaaaagcatacaatgtatttgcagcaaaaagccttttacaaataataaatctttggaagacatgtgtttgcacattaaaaaacagttataaacaaaattattgccctttacatactgattgagtaaaaaagacacttttacaataaaaaaacattttcaatattgttagcttaaaaaggacaaatcactcaccaactccttgggcaaacgagggcgaatctgtgtcttgcacattaattccctccactatttcacggggcattatctgccgcagctcctcctcatagctggtatattcaacgcgaagaggggggccaccacccgtgcgtcttgtggacctcctttcctgggccattttttccttcaacctcctcttaatgtccgaaaatctcttgcggcagtgcgccactgtcctctttagtgggcccaccgcgttaacagcgtcgcacactctcccccacaattggtggcgccgccttagcggagtccgggctgccaggttccccaagatcacctcgtagcagggaatgatattgtgcaccaacacacaattctcatcatgtgagaagcgcacattcctccctgtcttggtcttcctgctctgtcctgtctcctcaacctctccctctccctcctctgacccctcaacctccatctccctctcctcagcctctgctcccctcctatctctggacatttttacccagaagacagaaaaacacaaaacactgaaggacttacaaacacaaagaacaaactacactacctacagacacactctccacacagtcacacacaagtaacacagacagaggacaagtcaaatacaaaaaatacaagacagaaaataaatgagaaaataaatgtacaaaacaggaaaaaaccacaggactactcacacttcaatcagatatcgctccaccaatccaccaaacaccaactctcagcaaaccactatcctccaaactcctctcacaaaactcctctaaaccctatcagagaaaaaagtgtcaggccagtggtttatatagggcttgtgatgtcaaatctcctgagtttgaaaatagccaatagtaacaggccaggagacaggtgtaattttcaaaaaaaccgcctttacacaaaagcgccgtcatttaaagcaaaagcgccatgttctattcaaagccgccggcggctttgagcattacatcccgccgttacatcgccggcggcttcaaattgaagctgaaatgcgcccattagtaaatccggctgtttgcaatgcaaacacgccggaaaaccgccgcgatgcatgacggtttgaagccgccatgcatcacgcctgatagtaaatctagccctaagactttctTAATCTGTATAAATAGGCCCTGGCATGCAACATTGTTTACTGAAACATTTGTGTATGGtggaaattttaaaataaaggagCATCTATATTTATGACTTCTTAATTGGAAATATATGGTTAACAGAGTTACAACCCTACTCTTAATTTTTAGTCACTAGGGTGCTGCATCATGTTATCTGGAGTTTAGTAATACCAGTATGATTTCCTATGTTTCTGATGGAAATTTTACATAGCAACAatggagcttgtgatttcacttaTTGAAGGGGATtagtttttctgtgtgttattaagtgtcccctttttctttttctttttttctctttttttttttttctcctttctgttagagctagtgcgtgtggtttaattgcatacgtaaatacagctggttagtgcaagctctatttaacaggaagTAGTAAgcaatttcattgagcttgtgatttcactgctgtctgatttcaagtgcagtttgtttaaagtgtggagttagatccagtaaggggtttaatctggtaaatGGCTAGCAATGGTTAGTACattcaagttcactgtaggctataagaagttaggttagctataataagatgagtagtagcaggcttgatgatctcactcaatgcacaTCTTGTcatatatgtatgcacacttggagcaagtgttccaaggtttatacctctgtgagaaatgtgagcaactgGTCTCtttttggaagcccaggtaactgatctaaagcagaccattgcaacattgagagacattgccaacctggagcagagtttacagctcaccgttgatgcgttcgctgagcagggtggagcagagacagaggaggatgcacaggtaggcagctgggtaacagttactaggggtagcagagggaggaagaggcaggccagctcTGAgataagcaatcccagcagatttgccagattggatgaagatactgtggaaggcagttcagaattggtggagttggatgagactgcttcctctagcaaccaggggaatggtctctccagcacagaggggaccaaagttactcagggacccaggcagattgtggtggtaggggatttaattattaggaaggtagatagggcaatctgttaccgggaccgtgcatgccgaacagtgtgttgtctcccaggTGCTCGGGCTCTGCATATTGCGGATCGgatggacagattgttgggaggggctgggaatgacccaatggttttggtgcatgttggtaTCAATGactgagttagaggaagaaggggtgtcctaaagaatgatttcagggacataggtcgcaaacttaaggcaaggacatccaaggtagtatttttagAAATACTACCCGTGCCACGCGCTactccagggaggcagcgggagattagggaggttaatgcgtgactaaaagattggtgtaggaaggagggttttagATTTTTACAGCATTGGGCTGATTTcttggtcagttgccatctttattgtcgatatggattgcacctgaatgaggagggggctgcagggggggaggggcaagcaagtatttatgggatagacattgagagtagtaaggaggaatttaacaagagtcaagggggtggagaggggggggggagggaagcatagccgataaggagaggccctttttaaagcaaaaagaaatacctaagggaggcaatagacttaagtgtatgcttgcaaatgcaagaagcctgacaggtaaaatggggcagttagagctagtagcaatgaatgagcagtatgatattataggtattatggagacctggtgggatgatgcacatgactgggcagtcaacttggaaggctattgtctctacactggctgtctgtcttctaccgaatccaatttaaaatacttttactaacctacgaggccatcaacaaagctgcaccaacatacatctcctctcttgtctcaaaatatctcccaactcggcaactccgttctgcaaaagatctgcgtctctcatccaccctcattatatcctcccattcccggttacaggacttttttcgggctgcacccactctatggaactctctccctcgcacaataagactctcctctggtctacaaaatttcaagcgttctctgaaaacctacctattcagacaagcttataatattcctcaaccacccttttaacctcactacctttagcctgttacacaatttcacagaagacaactacccccggaccaacattgttgtgtgacaggatcatttagcttatgagtcaccttacctttgcagtctggctgggccaagatgcaaaatgtatacttaacctcatgtgtcaatctcccattgtcccatagattgtaagcttgcgagcagggccttctcacctctttgtctgttttacccagtttgtttattacatttgtcaccaactgtaaagcgctacggaatatgttggcgctatataaataaatgatgatgatagggtaaataaaaggggaggaggagtatgtctttatattaagccagaattaaatccaagtattcaggaagttctatatgagaatattggtgataatatagatgcattgtgggtggaaatatccagcggaggaaaaagttcagtgaagtggctgatagggatatgctataaaaccgccagatattagtacgattgaggaagcccaacttctacagcaaattgaaaaggccacacaactaggtcaaattttaattatgggggattttaattatccggacattgattggagtactgagacctgcggtacagctaggggaaataggtttctgagcacgctaaaagaccattacatgtcccaattactAGAGGAACGAACTAGGAACCGGACtttactggacctagtaataacaaacaatgtagatgtaatatcaaatattcaagtaagggagcacttgggaaacagtgatcataatatggtctcatttgaaattaatttccagaagcaacggtataagggatcaactaggactttagaaaggcaaattttaatatgctaaaggagtctataaagagcatagactgggacaaagcctttgaaggaaaatatatggaagaaaagtgggctgtctttaaaatgttgttggaaacacacatataagttcattcctatgggaaataaatgtaaaagaattaagtctaaaccaatgtggctaaataaaaaggtaagggaagaaatgcaaaggaagaagcgtgcatttaaattgtttaagtctgaagtgTCAGaagagtccttccgtaggtacaaggaatgtaataaaacatgcaaaaaggaaattagattgactAAATTAGCACATGacaggcacgttgcaaaagaaagtaagacaaaccccaaatagtttaagtatataaatggcaaaaggattaaaacaaagataatataggacccctaagaagtgagattggtgaattgataaatgatactaaggaaaaagcagtgGTATTAaagactttcttttcttcagtatataccagagaggaacaaatggtagaagcagggccggcgcttccattaggcaagctTAGGCAGCTGTCGGGGGCGCCACTGACTCAAGGTAATAATGTCTTTTAATGTTAGCAGCAGCCGCTGGCATAAATAAGCTCACCACCGCACATCATTTGAACCAGGAGTTTAGCGAATCATTGCAAAGCAGAGAAGCAAGGCGCCCTTCTGTCTC
The nucleotide sequence above comes from Mixophyes fleayi isolate aMixFle1 chromosome 6, aMixFle1.hap1, whole genome shotgun sequence. Encoded proteins:
- the LOC142160486 gene encoding uncharacterized protein LOC142160486; protein product: MAQERRSTRRTGGGPPLRVEYTSYEEELRQIMPREIVEGINVQDTDSPSFAQGVDSPGPQLSPIPTATPPPSVRDSATEEQAGPSSYQAPQVESLQMSPEPDEQTIITLETVDAPVSGFQDVAPGPAEAPAHQQPAPQSMDPAREMAQSIGAFQQQQSVFMESQTHNISQIAAQLRRIHRTNSQIPAAINRLANAWEQSNLQMAQMTGAVEALNSSVREGNANLTRLAGQLQQELIARLPAPFSSATTSTASTPSRSAQSTPPRRGARTRGGPGRGQSGAKHSDMQAKRRR